CAGGTGGTCAACGAGCTGCGGGGCGAAAAAATTGACGTAATTCGCTGGTCTCCAGATCCTGGCCAATACATCGCCAATTCCCTGAGCCCGGCCCGGGTTGAGATGGTGCGCTTGGTTGATCCCCAAGGTCAGCACGCCCACGTGCTGGTTCCCCCCGATCAGCTCAGCCTGGCCATAGGCCGGGAAGGCCAGAACGTGCGCCTGGCGGCCCGCCTGACCGGCTGGAAAATCGACATCAAAAATGCCTCGGAGTACGACCAGGCCACCGAAGACTCGGTGGTCTCCGAACTGATCGCCCAACGCCAGGAAGAGGAGGCCCAGCAGGCCGAGGTGGAGGCCCGACTTGAGGCGGAACAAGCTCTGCGGGCTGAAGAAGATGCCCGTCTGCGGGAGCTCTATCCCCTACCCGAAGACGACGAGGAATACGCCGAGGCCGAGTACGACTACGAAGAAGCACCCCAGGAGGCAGCTCCAGAAGAGGCAGCTCCAGAAGAAGAAGCACCCGAAGAGGAAGGAGCCCGGTGAGTTCTCGGCCTGTGCTTCGGCGCTGTGTGAGCTGTCGCGAATTGCTGGATCGTCAGCAGTTGTGGCGGATCATCAGGCTCGCCGAAGGGGGAATCGGGTTGGATCAGGGCATGGGCCGATCGGCTTACCTCTGTCCCAACCAGGAGTGTTTTGAGGAGGCGAAACGACGAAAACGTTTGCAACGGGCCTTGCGCTGCCAAGTTGCAGAAACAATCGTCGAAACCCTCGAACAACGACTGAATACCAGCGTTGATCGCGCCTCTAAGGCAATATGAACATTGGCCGCCCCGTGCAAGCGGCCTGGATCCCGTTGGCCCCCGATTCGGCGGCCCCTGGGAACCGTCCACTGGAGACCTGAATGACCAGCAGCGGCAAAGTCAGAATTTATGAGTTGTCTAAGGACATGGGCCTGGACAACAAGGACGTGCTCGACGCCGCCATTTCGCTGGGTGTTGCTGCAAAAAGCCACAGCAGCTCGATTAGCGACGACGAGGCAACAAAAATCCGCTCGCTGATCAACAAGGGCGCCCAAAGCAGCGCAGCTGCCGCCGCTCCAGGCAAGGCCATT
This genomic interval from Cyanobium sp. WAJ14-Wanaka contains the following:
- a CDS encoding YlxR family protein codes for the protein MSSRPVLRRCVSCRELLDRQQLWRIIRLAEGGIGLDQGMGRSAYLCPNQECFEEAKRRKRLQRALRCQVAETIVETLEQRLNTSVDRASKAI